The Candidatus Zixiibacteriota bacterium DNA segment TTAATTTTGCGGCGGTGCGATTTCTTTCGGTGCTGGCGGCAGTCTATCTGCGCAGCGCGTCGGTGTCCTCAGCGAGTTCCGATTTGACGAACAGGTGCTTGCCGAGCGGCGTGCGCTCAATCTCATCGACGTACGCGACCGAAAACGCGAGCAGATCACCCGCCAGTTGCGTCAACGAGCCGAGCAACGCGACCTCGTCCCGAGCGCTGAAAGTGTTGCCGCGCACAATGCGTACGATTACATGATCGAGATCCGGCTGGTACAACTGCAGCGCCTCCACTCCCATGTTTTTGTCAATGAATTGCGCCAGGTGCCACGAGACGAAGACGTAGCCCTCGCGGGTGCGCAGATAATCCCGGGTGCGGCCGCCTTCGATCATCATCCGCGGATGTTGGCGCCCACACTCGCACAGACCGTCCACCAGTCGTCCCATGTCTTCGGTCTGATAACGGATGAGCGGGAAGGCGAAGTTGTGCAGGTTGGTGCCGATAATGCCGCCATGGTCGCCCTTTTCAAATTCCACGTAGGTGAGCTCGGAGTTGATGTGCAAACTGTGGGCGGCGCACTCACTCGCGGACACGGCATTTTCCCGCATGCCGTAAGCATCAAACAACTCGCAGCCGAATTGGCGATGGACATTGGCACGATCGCCCGGGCTTACCGTTTCTCCGACGACAAAGATCCCGCGAAACGGCAATTGGGCTGGGCGATTTTCTTCAAGGAACTTCCCCAGCACCCGTATGAAGCCGATCGAGCCGACCAGCATCTCCGGTTTGAACAGCCGGCAAATCTCTGCATAGCGCCGCAACCGGTCGTAATCAAGCCGTCCGGCGGAAAGCAACAGTGTGCGGCTGCGCGGATCGATGTACCAGCCCCGCTCTCCGCGTTCGGCGGCATGATGAATTTCGATGATGCACTTGCGCGCCCGAAAGTCGATCCCCGCCCAGGCGCGTGAGCGCCACGACACCGCCACGCGCATCTGCTCGGCCGCCGGGCTTTTGTAGACAACGAGCGGCGCGCCGGTCGAACCGCCGGTACGCGTTTCGATCAGGCTGGAAACCGAGAACTGGTCACTGGTGATTTCGCGGCGATAGCGCCGCACATCGGACTTCGTCATCGGTGGCAATTGCCGAAAGTCGGCGAACGATCGAATGTCCTCCGGCCTCGCGCCAAGTTCGTCAAAGCGGCGTTTGTAGAAGACGGTATGGCTGTAGGCGCTGCGCAGGAGTTCGGTAATCCGCGCCCATTGGTAGGCCGCAAGTTGGTCGCGGCTCCACCACTGCGTAGACTCCAGCCGGCGATAGCATTCACATTGACCGGCGCCCCAGCGGGTCTCATCGCTCAACCGGCGATAACGCCGATCGGCAATCGACTTGCCGAGGCAGATCAGGCGCGCGGCGGCGGATGCGGCGAT contains these protein-coding regions:
- a CDS encoding phenylacetate--CoA ligase family protein — its product is MIAASAAARLICLGKSIADRRYRRLSDETRWGAGQCECYRRLESTQWWSRDQLAAYQWARITELLRSAYSHTVFYKRRFDELGARPEDIRSFADFRQLPPMTKSDVRRYRREITSDQFSVSSLIETRTGGSTGAPLVVYKSPAAEQMRVAVSWRSRAWAGIDFRARKCIIEIHHAAERGERGWYIDPRSRTLLLSAGRLDYDRLRRYAEICRLFKPEMLVGSIGFIRVLGKFLEENRPAQLPFRGIFVVGETVSPGDRANVHRQFGCELFDAYGMRENAVSASECAAHSLHINSELTYVEFEKGDHGGIIGTNLHNFAFPLIRYQTEDMGRLVDGLCECGRQHPRMMIEGGRTRDYLRTREGYVFVSWHLAQFIDKNMGVEALQLYQPDLDHVIVRIVRGNTFSARDEVALLGSLTQLAGDLLAFSVAYVDEIERTPLGKHLFVKSELAEDTDALRR